The following coding sequences lie in one Cydia strobilella chromosome 16, ilCydStro3.1, whole genome shotgun sequence genomic window:
- the LOC134748515 gene encoding uncharacterized protein LOC134748515, which translates to MDNNLEHKLQPSEQESYALNNKHGANNQNGKSYEYAEFRNFDTIDVEVKDSSKTYNVDKLCLSRGVTIKRLQNENKKLKNDLEKAGVDLESSRRTFEAVTGELKKQLDVAQKRESEGIAATLDLRLENEKLHVLLESKQSLVDKLKKELLNVKHALKMAIKDICTVSGASQGFDGGLEDRRSQSARSSCPRNSKVKVKVRFADNNSDSLKNRQT; encoded by the exons ATGGACAATAATTTAGAACACAAGTTACAGCCATCTGAGCAGGAATCTTatgcattaaataataaacacgGCGCCAATAACCAAAACGGCAAGTCCTACGAATATGCAGAATTCAGAAATTTTGATACAATAGACGTAGAAGTTAAAGACTCATCTAAAACTTATAACGTTGATAAGCTTTGCTTATCACGCGGCGTTACGATCAAAAGGCTTcaaaatgagaacaaaaaattgaaaaacgaTTTGGAGAAAGCTGGTGTCGATCTAGAATCGTCTAGAAGAACGTTCGAAGCTGTAACCGGCGAGTTAAAGAAACAACTAGACGTGGCGCAGAAACGGGAATCTGAAGGAATAGCAGCGACGCTCGACTTGCGGTTGGAAAATGAGAAATTGCATGTTTTATTGGAATCCAAGCAAAGTTTGGTAGACAAACTTAAGAAGGAGTTGTTGAATGTGAAACATGCGCTGAAGATGGCGATTAAAG ACATCTGCACCGTGTCCGGGGCGTCGCAGGGCTTCGATGGTGGTCTCGAAGATCGGCGTTCACAGAGCGCCCGGAGCTCGTGTCCCAGAAACTCCAAAGTCAAGGTCAAGGTCAGATTCGCCGACAATAACTCGGACTCTCTGAAGAACAGGCAAACTTAG
- the LOC134748246 gene encoding uncharacterized protein LOC134748246, whose protein sequence is MRVYIYILFLLTSLISYGYGTGEQEEQNPNDPKYQNMAEEVVRFHLNVTKQDTKQVTVSKVTTQVVAGLLTRIQFRVFLVHGKSAMCNSEIWDQTWKNLRVVTYNCDSLFSNKRLNSRVNSRLAVTRDPKNPKYLNLANEALDIIFKTPGSKIFNKEDIKSVSVTSANVKIGSQITNALVFDVTTLNNGQFECEGVVLESPWKTVDMIDVTNVNCDISKGNATKGLLMRQSGKKQIGGQVRQNPKDFKYKRLAEESFKRYLHSHPSVTISVKKLIVDKVTTQVVAGTMIRIDFHVDPIKGSTFPCKSEIWEKVNDKLDFNVMCQLNEKKSGGQIEQDPKNPKYQKFAEESFKKYRRDHIGLLFTVKELKVIKVTTQVVKGIITRLDFKAIPTKGNVLQCHSEILDQRWLQNKDIKVNCFSHSKLTLSKSASKLEDEGVFNIIDEAITDYFENFDTKQWTVENSAIRSFNKIRTPYGKEYISYSKVDVFASNSYGDYSYYNCSAVFATNKRHEKILIGVNCNKHTSLMDGTHWRDPSDKMYLTLAKKAIKQYIRITKNKVGLKGKYDVVVTFAVSSLAAGRWYAINFVVRPLKVNVKGLKCYTHVWEDLKGKQTITEVTCDYNNTNQKRFKTLKL, encoded by the exons ATgcgtgtatatatttatatattatttctgCTAACATCATTG ATTTCCTATGGATATGGAACAGGAGAGCAAGAGGAGCAAAATCCAAATGATCCAAAATACCAAAATATGGCCGAAGAAGTAGTACGTTTCCACTTGAATGTAACGAAACAGGATACGAAACAAGTAACAGTGTCTAAGGTTACGACACAAGTAGTGGCAGGACTCCTCACTAGAATACAATTCCGTGTTTTCCTCGTCCACGGTAAATCGGCAATGTGCAATTCCGAAATATGGGACCAAACTTGGAAAAATTTAAGAGTTGTAACTTATAACTGTGACTCGCTGTTTTCCAATAAACGACTAAACTCCAGAGTCAATTCTCGACTGGCAGTaacacgggaccctaaaaatccCAAATACCTAAATTTAGCAAATGAGGCTCTTGATATTATCTTTAAAACTCCAGGCAGTAAAATTTTTAACAAAGAAGATATAAAATCAGTATCTGTAACAAGTGCAAACGTAAAGATAGGTTCACAAATAACAAATGCCCTTGTTTTCGATGTTACCACTCTCAATAATGGTCAATTTGAATGTGAGGGTGTAGTTTTGGAATCACCATGGAAAACAGTAGATATGATTGATGTTACTAATGTTAATTGTGATATCAGTAAAGGAAATGCTACAAAAGGTCTCCTTATGAGGCAGTCAGGTAAAAAACAGATTGGCGGCCAAGTGCGTCAAAACCCTAAAGACTTTAAATATAAACGGTTAGCGGAAGAATCTTTTAAAAGGTACCTTCACTCGCACCCCAGCGTTACCATAAGCGTTAAGAAACTAATAGTCGACAAAGTAACCACCCAAGTGGTAGCTGGAACCATGATACGCATTGATTTCCATGTTGATCCTATCAAAGGGTCGACATTTCCTTGCAAATCTGAAATTTGGGAAAAAGTTAATGATAAATTAGATTTTAACGTGATGTGTCAATTGAATGAGAAGAAATCAGGTGGTCAAATAGAACAAGATCCCAAAAATCCTAAGTATCAAAAATTTGCCGAAGAATCTTTCAAAAAGTATCGACGTGATCATATTGGTCTTCTTTTTACAGTTAAAGAGCTTAAGGTGATAAAAGTAACCACTCAAGTAGTTAAAGGAATAATTACTCGACTTGATTTCAAAGCCATTCCTACCAAAGGCAATGTATTACAATGCCATTCTGAGATTTTAGATCAACGATGGctacaaaataaagatattaaagTGAATTGTTTCTCACATTCCAAACTAACGCTATCTAAATCTGCCAGCAAGCTGGAAGATGAAGGGGTTTTTAACATAATAGATGAAGCAATTACCGATTACTTTGAAAATTTTGATACTAAGCAATGGACAGTTGAGAACAGCGCGATTAGGAGTTTTAACAAAATACGGACTCCTTATGGTAAAGAATATATTAGTTATTCTAAAGTGGACGTATTCGCATCCAACAGTTACGGTGATTACAGTTATTACAATTGCAGTGCCGTTTTTGCTACAAATAAACGGCATGAAAAAATCCTAATTGGCGTAAATTGTAACAAACATACATCGCTGATGGATGGAACTCATTGGAGGGATCCTTCTGATAAGATGTATTTAACTTTAGCCAAAAAAGCGATAAAACAATACATtagaattacaaaaaacaagGTTGGACTGAAAGGAAAGTACGACGTCGTAGTTACTTTCGCTGTCAGTAGTTTAGCCGCAGGAAGGTGGTATGCCATAAATTTCGTGGTTCGACCGCTAAAGGTGAATGTAAAAGGATTGAAGTGCTATACACATGTTTGGGAAGACTTGAAAGGAAAACAGACAATCACTGAAGTGACTTGTgattataataatacaaatcAAAAACGGTTCAAAACGTTGAAATTATAG